CGATGCACCGCGCGCTCGCCGCCAGGACAAGTTCGAAGAGAAAGCGAACCGCCGTCCACACGTCACGTCGGCGCCGAAGCTGCCACCGGTGCTCTCGCTGAAGACGCTCAGGGCCAGGCATGGTCCCGCGCTGCGCGCCGCCGAAGCGCTGTCGGCGGAAAGGCTTCAGCAGGAGGAGAAGGCTGCCGAGCTTGCGCGCAGCCGCGTTGCCGCGGTTACCGCATCGGCCACGCCACCCGCGCGGTCGCCGGCAGGTGCTGCAGTGGCTTCAGTCGCTCCAGACGTGCCGTCCTCAAGGCCGCCGCATATGCCATCGATGCCGCCGATTCGGGAATAACGACGCGGCTCACTCGCAAGGCATGGTCCTCGCATCGAAAAGCGCGAGTTTCGAGACGCCGTCCCTCGTTGTCGAGGGGCGGTTTTTTATTGCCATCTCGGCATACGGAATGTCTCGGAGTTCTCTCCAAACTGCCGAAAATGCCCCGAACCCCCCCTCGATGTTCTGCATGCCAAAACACGTCGTGCGCGCGTGATAGTAAATATTTTAATTATTGGCAAGCCTTTTCCATCAACAAGTTGCGCAACTTTCGCAACGAACTCGACTTTGCCATGTAGGGAACTTGTAAGTAGAATGGCCGCGTTAAATTGCGCTACGCGAGGTGAATGCCCCCGTCAGGTTTTCTTCACGCATTGCGAGCCCCCGCTTGACTGTCATGCGTGATTCGTCCCGTCCCCCACAAAAAACGGAGAACACTCCATGTCACAGGACAAGGAACCGCGCCGGCGCTTTTTGCGCCAGGTGCTGGCGATCGTCCCTGCCACGACGCTCGCCGCCGGTGCGACGCTTACGCAGTCCGCCTGCAGCAGCGATAAAGCCGCGGCCCCCGCCGCTTCGAACACCCCCTACGAGCCCAAGTACTTCACTGCCGACGAGTGGCGTTTCGTCAACGCGGCGGTCGACCGCCTGATTCCGGCCGACGATCTCGGCCCGGGCGCACTGGCTGCGGAAGTGCCGCAGTTCATCGACCGTCAGATGGAGACGCCGTTCGGCCACGGCAAGCTCTGGTACATGCAGGGCCCGTTCCACACCGATCAACCGCCCGAAATGGGCTACCAACTGAGCCTAGTGCCGCGCGACATCTATCGCCACGGCATCGCGGCCTGCGACGCCTACTGCAAGAAGCAGCACAACAAGGCGTTCGCCGATCTCGACCATGCCACGCAGGAAGCCGTGCTCGGCGATCTGGAGCACAGCAGGATCGAGTTCGACAGCGTGCCGGCCCGCACCTTCTTCTCGTATCTGCTTGGCAATACCAAGGAAGGTTTTCTCTCCGATCCGATTCACGGCGGCAACAAGGACATGGTCGGCTGGAAGCTCGTCGGGTTCCCGGGGGCGCGCGCGGACTTCATGGACTGGGTGGACCAGCCGAACGTCAAGTACCCGTACGGGCCCGTGTCGATTTCCGGAAAGCGGGGCTGATCCATGGCAATCAAGAAAGACAAGGTCGATGCCGTCATCGTGGGCTTCGGCTGGACCGGGGCCATTCTCGGCCAGGAGCTCACCGACGCCGGGCTGAACGTGGTGGCGCTCGAGCGCGGCGCGATGCGCGACACGCCGACCGACGCCCAATATCCGAAGGTCATCGACGAACTCGAATACTCCGTGCGCGGCAAGCTTTTCCAGGAGCTCGCGCGCGAGACGGTCACGATCCGCCACACGCCTGACGACCTCGCCGTGCCGTACCGGCAGAACGGCTCGTTCCTGCTCGGCAACGGTGTGGGCGGCGCGGGTTTTCACTGGAACGGCATGCACTACCGGATCCTGCCCGAAGAACTCAAGCTGCGCAGCCACTACGAAGCGCGCTACGGCAAGAAGTTCATCCCCGAGGGCATGACGATTCAGGACTTCGGCGTGAGCTACGAAGAGCTCGAACCGCACTTCGACTTCGCGGAGAAGGTGTTCGGCACGTCGGGCAAGGCCGGCAATCTGAACGGCAAGATCGTGCCGGGCGGCAATCCGCGCGAAGGGGCGCGCTCGAGCGAGTACCCGACGCCGCCGCTGCAGAACACCTATGGCGCGACGCTGTTCGAGAAGGCGGCGCGCGAGGTCGGCTTCAATCCGTATCCGGCGCCCGCGGCGAACACCTCCGAGCCGTACACGAATCCGTATGGCGTGCGCCTCGGGCCGTGCAACTTCTGCGGCTTCTGCGAGAACTACGGCTGCTATATGTATTCGAAGGCCTCGCCGCAGACCACCATTCTGCCGGTGCTGCTCAAGAAACCCAATTTCGAGTTGCGCACGCACGCGTACGTCACCAAGGTCAATCTCGACAGCGACGGCAAGAAGGCGACCGGCGTGACCTACATCGATGCGCAGGGGCGCGAAGTCGAACAGCCGGCCGACATCGTCATCATGGCCGCATACCAGTTGCACAACGTGCGTTTGCTGCTGCTCTCGGGCATCGGCAAGCCGTACGATCCCAAGACTGGCGAGGGCGTCGTCGGCAAGAACTACGCCTATCAGATGAACGGCGCGATCAATGTGCTGCTGCCCAAGGGCACGCAGCTCAATCCGTTCATCGGCACGGGCGCGGGCGGGGTGTCGATGGACGATCTGAACGGCGACCAGTTCGATCACGGGCCGCTCGGTTTCATCGGCGGTGCGAGCATTCGTCACGTGCGCTACGGCGGCCGTCCCATCAAGATGACGCCGACGGTGCCCGGCACGCCATCGTGGGGCAGCAAGTGGAAGGCGGGCATTGCCGACGCGTACCAGCGCTACATGACCATCGGGATCTCCGGCTCGGTCATGTCGTATCGCGACGCCTGCCTCGATCTCGATCCGACCTATCGGGACGCGTACGGGATTCCGCTGCTGCGCATGACCTTCGACTGGCACGACAACGAATACGCCATGCTCGGCTACATGGGCGACCGGATGGAGGAGGTCGGTCGCGCGATGAACCCGGAGAAGGTGTTCCGTGCGATTCGCAAGAAGGGCACGCATTACGACACGCGGATCTATCAGAGCACGCACACGACCGGCGGCGCCATCATGGGCACGAACCCGTCGAACAGCGTGGTCAACAAGTACCTGCAGAGTTGGGATGTGTCCAACGTGTTCGTGATGGGCGCCTCCGCGTTTCCGCAGAACATGGGTTACAACCCCACGGGTGTGGTGGCGGCGCTGGCGTACTGGTCCGCGAAGGCGATTCGCGAGCAGTACCTCAAGAACGCCGGCCCGCTGGTGCAGGCTTGAGGAGCGACGCCATGATCCGCAAAACGATGATGAAACGCTCCGCCGCCGCCTTCGGGGCGGGAACGCTCGCCCTTGCGGCCTTCGCCGTGTGGGCGCAGAACGCGGCCTCGCCTTCGGCGGCTACCGTGTCGCCGGTGCCCACCCCTTCGGTGGCTGCTTTTCCCGTGAGCGCGGCGGGATCGCAGACGCCCGCCGCCAACGATCCGCAGGCGCAACTCGTCCGGCAAGGCGAATACCTCGCCCGCGCCGCCGACTGCGCGGCCTGCCATACGGCGCCCAAGGGCAAGCCGTTCGCCGGCGGCCTGCCGATCGCGTCGCCCATCGGCACGATCTATTCAACCAACATCACCCCGGACA
The Pandoraea pulmonicola DNA segment above includes these coding regions:
- a CDS encoding GMC family oxidoreductase — its product is MAIKKDKVDAVIVGFGWTGAILGQELTDAGLNVVALERGAMRDTPTDAQYPKVIDELEYSVRGKLFQELARETVTIRHTPDDLAVPYRQNGSFLLGNGVGGAGFHWNGMHYRILPEELKLRSHYEARYGKKFIPEGMTIQDFGVSYEELEPHFDFAEKVFGTSGKAGNLNGKIVPGGNPREGARSSEYPTPPLQNTYGATLFEKAAREVGFNPYPAPAANTSEPYTNPYGVRLGPCNFCGFCENYGCYMYSKASPQTTILPVLLKKPNFELRTHAYVTKVNLDSDGKKATGVTYIDAQGREVEQPADIVIMAAYQLHNVRLLLLSGIGKPYDPKTGEGVVGKNYAYQMNGAINVLLPKGTQLNPFIGTGAGGVSMDDLNGDQFDHGPLGFIGGASIRHVRYGGRPIKMTPTVPGTPSWGSKWKAGIADAYQRYMTIGISGSVMSYRDACLDLDPTYRDAYGIPLLRMTFDWHDNEYAMLGYMGDRMEEVGRAMNPEKVFRAIRKKGTHYDTRIYQSTHTTGGAIMGTNPSNSVVNKYLQSWDVSNVFVMGASAFPQNMGYNPTGVVAALAYWSAKAIREQYLKNAGPLVQA
- a CDS encoding gluconate 2-dehydrogenase subunit 3 family protein, translating into MSQDKEPRRRFLRQVLAIVPATTLAAGATLTQSACSSDKAAAPAASNTPYEPKYFTADEWRFVNAAVDRLIPADDLGPGALAAEVPQFIDRQMETPFGHGKLWYMQGPFHTDQPPEMGYQLSLVPRDIYRHGIAACDAYCKKQHNKAFADLDHATQEAVLGDLEHSRIEFDSVPARTFFSYLLGNTKEGFLSDPIHGGNKDMVGWKLVGFPGARADFMDWVDQPNVKYPYGPVSISGKRG